The Nomascus leucogenys isolate Asia chromosome 23, Asia_NLE_v1, whole genome shotgun sequence genome includes a window with the following:
- the LOC105738874 gene encoding small integral membrane protein 26 yields the protein MYRSEFMAWYRRMSVVYGIGTWSVLGSLLYYCRTTAKSSVDQKDGSTSEVPSELSERPKGFYVETIVTYKEDFVPNTEKILNYWKSWTGGPGTEP from the coding sequence ATGTATCGAAGTGAGTTCATGGCCTGGTACCGGCGGATGTCGGTGGTCTACGGGATTGGCACCTGGTCTGTGTTGGGCTCACTGCTTTACTACTGCCGGACAACGGCGAAGTCGTCAGTAGACCAAAAGGATGGCTCAACAAGTGAAGTACCCAGTGAACTATCTGAACGCCCAAAAGGATTTTATGTGGAAACAATTGTCACATATAAAGAAGATTTTGTTCCAAATACAGAAAAGATCCTCAACTATTGGAAATCATGGACTGGTGGCCCTGGCACAGAACCATGA